Genomic window (Amyelois transitella isolate CPQ chromosome 31, ilAmyTran1.1, whole genome shotgun sequence):
TTATCTAATTTACTACTAAGGTGATTAATCTGGATTTCAAAGAGCATATAAGTATCGTTTCTTAGTCGTTTCTCTATGTCTTGTCGTTGGTCTCTAATCATCTCAAGTCGATTCTCAATGTCATGTAATTcgatatattgtaaaaatgtatgttggTGAGTGGTTAATCTCATTAGTCCAAGTTTAAAGGGTAATAGTCCAGGTCCTTCATCCAGACTCTCCAGCTTGATTTCCTGGGCCTTTGTCAACGTGAATAGTGTTGTCAGCAGTATTCTGTAACAATGCAGTTTTAGGGGTGCGTTTTAGACGGGACTTGGCTACAGGGAGACGTTTCTTAgatgtatatatatgaataGGGAGGTCAGCTAGTACAGTGTCTTGTGTAAAGCGGGGAGCTAGTTTTTGCCTACTGGCTCCGGGGTTACTTACGAATACTTGTTGCTGGGGTTGGTACTCTACTTCCTTTTCGCGCGTCTTATTCCGATTTTCTATAATAGCGGTACGGTTAGCAACACATGATTCGTGAACTAATTCATAGATCTTTTTCATTTGTTCCTTGTGTGTAATTATGTACTGTTGTAACAAGTGTTCAGTTATATTGAAGTCGAGAGGGTCTCGTGGGTCTATGTGTCCGTTTATGAGGTCATATGGTCTGCACTTTGTGAAGCTATGCACTGAGCTATTATATGCAATGATAGCATATGGCATCAGATTAACAATAGGTTCGTGTTTTTGTTGCAACTTCAAGATTCGTAGATGTTCTAATATGGTACCATGAAATCGTTCTATATTACCGTTATCGTTAGGTGAGTGTGGTAGGGTTTTATGATGATGTATTCGgtgtaattttacaaattctgAGAACATTTGATTCGTAAATTCGGTACCATGGTCAGTTATAATAGTTAAGGGCAAACCGTGGTGTGTACTGTATGTAAGTAGAGCTTGTATCACGCTAAGAGCAGTACCGTCACGTAGGTGATTAGCTTGGCCATACTTAGAAAATACATCTACAAAGGTCACATATTTTTCGCCTTGCACGGTGAAAAGATCCATATGAACAGTCTCAAAAGGTTTTGAAGCGGGTGgaacaatattaaattcttgTCTAATGGGGTGACGGTCGTATTTGGCTTGACCGCAAATAGTGCAATcgttaataaatttagttatttgCTCTTTCATCTTGGGCCAATAGTACTTATGGGACAGAGACAGGTAGCATTCGGTTATACCACGGTGGTTTGTTTTACCTTCATGATAATGCTTAATTATTTCCTGTTGTCTGAGATATTCTTTTACATTCTCCACCTCGGTCTTTGCTAACACTAAATTCATAGCGGAACACTTAAATTTATCTTGTAAAATCGGAATTATAGTATACATGGCTAGAGGTGGTGTTATAATGAGAGCTGTTTTGACCTTGGGATTCACATACTCCTTGATTGCGTTAATAAGATCGGTTTCTAGGTTTGATTCGCAAAGCTGTACGGAAATGCGTGTGTGAGTTTCGAAAGGTTTAGAAACAGTGGGGCGTTTTTTAACGTCATTAACTATCGTGAGGCACAATTGTTTATGGAATCTGTTAAGAGGGTCATCTGTTATGGGTATCTCAAGTATGGGGTTTTCATTGTCAGTATGCGCTGTCATTGTAGTAGATCTAGTAATAGATGGTAGTCTATCAGTTGGGTTCGGTATGAGGGATTCTGTGTCTAGGTCTGGCTGTTCTGTGTCGTTATTCTTTGGAGAGGTTTCAGAGTTATGCAATTCAACACGAGATAGCGCATCGGCATTTGTATTATggtttccttttttatataccaCAGTATAATTATACTCGCTTAGTTTGAGGCGCCATCTTGTCAAACGTGAATTAGGCTCCTTAATATTCATAATCCACTGTAGTGGTTTATGATCAGtcacaattttgaattttctcCCAAAGAGATACGGTCTAAAGTATTTTGTAGCCCAAACTATGGCCAAAAGCTCCTTTTCTATGGTGCTATAATTCATTTCGCTTTCGTTTAATGTGCGAGATGCATATGAGATAGGCTTATCAGAGCCGATAGGGCCCTGGGAGAGTACGGCACCAATTGCTACATTGGATGCATCTGTAGTTAATACAAACTCTTTCGTAAAGTCAGGGTATTGTAGTATGGGGTCATTAGTCAGTAATCTTTTACACTTTTCAAAACATTCCAAATAGATTGAGTCAAGGGTAAttttactattcttttttaaacaaacgGTGAGGGGTTTAGTAAGTCTGGCAAAGTCGGGTATAAATTTACGATAGTATCCTATTAGgcctaaaaattgttttatttgtttaggtGTTTTTGGTAAAGGGTAGTTTTTAATAGCGTGAATTTTGTCGGGGTTAGGTTTAATACCATCCTTGCTTATTATATGACCTAGATATGACGTCTCTAACTTCAAAAATTCGGACTTGtccatttgtattttaaagttaGATTCGCGTAATCTTTGAAACACCTTCTCGAGATTCACCATGTGCTCCTGCAGGCTGGTGCTAAATACAACTATGTCATCCAGATATACCAGGCAGATGTTGTTTTGAAGCCCCCGAAGGACATTGTCCATCACTCGCTGAAAGGTTGATGGAGAATTCTTAAGACCCATAGGCATTCTCAAAAATTCGAAATGCCCGTGCTCTACGTTAAATGCTGTCTTTGAAATATCATCTGAATGCATTTCGACCTGATAGAATCCAGAAGCCAGGTCTAATGTGGTGAAATACTGACATTTGCCTAATTTATCTAAGACATCTGAAATATTTGGTATGGGATACTTGTCGTCTATTGTTTTTTCATTTAGTTTACGGAAGTCGACAACGATACGCCATTTCCTTTTTCCTGACGCATCTGCCTTTTTTGGAACTACCCAAATAGGTGAGCTCCATGCGGAACTAGAAGGACGAATGATGCCTTGGTCTAACATTTTTGTAATCTGGTCTCTAACTTCTTGCCTGTGTATGAATGGGTAGCGATAAGTCTTGGTATATACAGGTACTTCGTCAGTAGTTTTAATACAGTGTTTTACTTGGTTAGTGAAAGTTAGGGCTTCACcttcaatataaaatacgtCAGAGTAACGTGAACAAAGTTGAGTTAAGTTAGCCTTCTCTTCCGGGTTAAGGTGATCTGTTCGTAACCGTGATAGAACATCTTTCGTACGGTTGGAGACGAGCTGATCTTGATTACAATCTATATTAAATATCTCTGCTTGAGCAGGCCTgtctaaagaaaatataacatcGTTGTTAGTTTGATTTTCTACTTCGATAATACCACGGCTATTTGATACTCTAGTGACGCACTCATGAATTAAACAATTACATAAAACTTGTTCAGGGACTATGACGTCACCATCCTGAGCGTTAATTGGTATGCGGACTAATTTAGATGAATTAGCCGGAATCATGTCCTCGTAAAGGTTAAGATTACGTGCATTATACATCCTGATAGGATTTATCGCGAACTGTGTAGCTAAGGTCAAGTTTTTAAGGTCAATTTTAGCTTCCCAGGCAGTTAATAAATCTAATCCTATTAGACCATCGAAGTGATCATGAAAGCGATaaacaaatagttttatattataggggtagttaaattctttaaaacatGGTACGGTTATAGAGTGTTCATTCCTACTGGTTGCGTGTACATTCGTTACCTCAAAAGGGTCGTAATTTAGAGGTATGTGACTATAGTAATTTTGTACAGCTTCAGGGCTAATAAATGATTGGTTAGCACCTGTGTCAATTAAAAGGTTAAGGGGTGGATCCTCAATACGAATGTACGGCAATTGCCTTTGCGTCTGTAGGTTTACTTCTATCCTGATTTTTTTGATATCATACCCTTCTGAAAATCCTCATCGTTACTAGTAGAGGGTTGGGGTTGTTCAAGAGAGGGATCGTCGAGATTATTAGTCATGTTCTCACTAGTGTAGGCTGTGTCGTAGTCATAGTAGTCATTATTCATATTAGTGTAGTCGTAATAGTCGATATATTGGTAATAGTCTGTATAATAGTCATCACAGTAGTCTGTATAAGTTACGCAatcatttacattaaataattagagGGTGGTGGATTTCCAAACTTACGCCAATCGTGTCCGGAAGGGGGTAGCGTATTGGATACATATGGAGTGACGCCGCTCATAGGGCGTGGTCCCTGGTGGGATTGATTCTGATTGCCACGATGGGGTTGATTTTGATTGTTAGCGAAATTTGGATTTCTAGTTGGTAGTTTAAATACATTACTATGAGGATTGTAGTTGGGCGGTAGTGCCCGGAACATCTGTTGAGTGCGACTGGGGAATTTGAATTGGGGCTGAGGTAagcccggaggggtaggtctGTTAAACTGGGATACGTTTGGCATGGCCTGTTGCCTATTAATTGGCATCATGGAATTGTTAAAGGTGAATGGCTTTGGAACTGGGGGTATCAGAGCTGGGGGTATAAAATGTGGAGTAGCTTTAAAACTAGAGGGACCCTGTAAAGATTTAGGTAGTGATTCGTTTCGTtgctgtaaataaattatattaagttcTTCGTGCACATATTCCAATGCTTTTTCAATACTATCTGGGCGCATGCACCTTATTCGAGAACCAAGGGGCTCTTTAAGCCCGCGTACAAATGCTtgcattgttaattttttatataaatctcgTTTAGCTTGAATAGTGGTTTCAAGAGTCTCGTGTAGGGTGACATACGTCATGATTGTACTGAACAAGGTCTGACACCGCTCATAAAGTTCCTGCGGTGTACCGTTACCCTGTGACTGTAATGATAGATCGTTATATAATGCGGTTTCGTCCCTCTGATCagagaaattattaataagtacTGTTCTAATTCCAATCCAATTATCCGGTATGCCATTCGAATTAATAGTTCGAGCGGCGGAGCCAGTTACCTTATTTAAGATGccattaattaatgataaattatttaacaaatgtTCTGGCCCTTCTCTTACATAAGTCATTACCAATTGATcgcatatttttatgaaccTAGTTAATATATTAGGGTTACCATCGAATTCCGGCACTACGCGGAGCgccttataaatattatctggTGTAGTAGTCATCGTTAAATCAGATTCTAAGTTACTTAAATCTCTATTCAAATCTACTGCACTACACCTCGACTGTTTAGAAGAAACAGTCTCGGGACCTACTTTTCTAGGGTGGAAAATCTTGATGATTTACCGGGACTTAGGGGACTAGGAAAGCAACACAACAGATCAATTCAGTGgtgtacttacatatacatCTCGGTTTCTCTGAGCGTTATCGATGTCTGGATACCTCGGCACTGTTATCTTCTTACAGGATACCCGGTGAGGACTTGAAAGTCTATCAGCACAGCGATGACGACGGTTTCGATTTTGGAAAGTCTATTCGCGCACTAACCCGGGAATCCTACCGACTGCGCCAATTACGATAGCAGTTCCCGCAGGACTCAAAAAAAaccgaaattaatttataactaatttatttaaagtaaaagaattacaatataaatcttaTGAACTAACGTAGTGACGATCCGAAGTTAGGAATTCAAGTCGCCGGGCTGACGCAATGCACAGCCGATGTTCCAACGTGACTTCACGTGTTGCATAGTCAGCGGTTTACTTTAGGTGCATAGAAATATCACGTTGTTCTAGAATGTTCGATGTCTAGTCAGCATATTCCATTAGGGTTGCGTATATGACAAGCTAAGTccccagctataatatttacaatatgacatatcacaacagccgacataccccaataaagacaaaaaaaagagTAAACAGTTTCATggtgtttaattaaaaatatacactaatataatttatttcgttttatcTACAGAATTACAGAAAATAGGAATCTTATTTTAGCAGTAACATGATTTATTTGCTacagtaaattataataaatataggtataaagaTTTacaatatagatttatttctatatatgaTAATGTGAAGgaagataggtacctacttatatcgGGATTAAATTGAGTTAAAGAAACTggaagtatttaattaatgagGGACGTTTCACATTGGTTATTTACCTCGCAAGTTTTAATGAGTCATTTGACAATGAAGTTAGTGCAACAAAATGGCACCCTGATGTACGATATTtctcaataatatttttaataaaatatagcaagtaaagaagtaataatatttttcaaaatcctTGCAATAAAGGAAATTAACCGCTGAACACCTAGTTTAAGGTAGGTGCACGAGTCCAAATCGCAATTatccatgttttttttttaaatcatgtaACATTTCATAACTACATTTCTTTATAAAGTTCCTCAGGTGTAAAACAATGTTCTTTTAAGCGAATTTCGCGCAGGGCTTCCTCAGCGGCTGAAGTGGCATCCGTAGAGATGCGACGCAGCTCTTGGTGGTAGACAGCTCCTTCCTCAGTCGAATAATGTCGAGCTCAGCCTGCCTTTTACGCTGGAAATGCACTGGCAGATTATTTTCAAGCGGTGTAGTCTTTGCATTACTATCAAGAAAGACTTATAGATATGAGACCCGCGTACCAAAGTTAAGATTTATGGGTCTTaacttttcataataattaggtaataatgtaaaaaacttATACTAAAGTTACATTTGAGAATGCAGTGTACATGTTGAAAAGAAGATAGAAGCAGAATAAAAGCCCATACAAGGATGATGAGGCGACAGttaattatgtacctacataattatatcGTAGTGACAACCCGTTAAAAATTATCGTCCTATGAAGAAGCCGGTGAGCACGATATTAGGTTGAGAaagtcaggattttacacgaCTTCCGTGTGGTCTCCACAACGTTTGCAGAGGAGCTTATCTCATTCAGTTCATGgatacacattcagttgcctgaatgtgcaggtttcttcacgatgttttccctcaccatgtatttaataacaaatttaccTAATTGCTCTAAGaattaaactaatatatttGTGTAGTGGAAGTATTGAGACCAAATTACCTTCATTTCGTTAGCAAGGCGAGCTTCAACTTGCGCCACTCGTTGCCTCAGCTCGGCGATGTCTCGCATCAGGCGAGCAGCTGCCAATTTGTTGTCAGCctgtgaaataaatgaatacttAAAAAGATTCGCTAGGACATTGTGCCTCAAAATAAGAAGCATATGAGTCTTCCGTTggtaaattaagaattttatacGGTTGaagagatttttaattttaaatgaaactaatctttaaataatttaggtTTTAAACGGCGACTATGGGAAAgccttatatacctacttctaggattttaggcgatgtgctagcaacctgtcactatttgaatctcaattcgagcattaagtcaaatagttAAGTTGTAATTGGATTTGTTGGATATACTCACGATCCTGGACGGGGCGTTTTTAGCCACATTCCTGCTGACGATGCTCGGTAGATCAGCGACTGAGCATGGAGTGAAGATGTGGTCAGAGTTGAGCTTGGTCACGCCTTGGATTGCCTGTCATTTAAAGCAAAAGTTAACACAGCTTCTTGAATATTTGAAGGTGCTTTAGCACAATTACTTAACAGTTAGATAACTACCTTGTTAGTTATGGGATTATTTGTTCGCGATTGTGTTCATTACGCTATAACTATGTAATCTGTCTAAATACTTTAACAATAAATCATTATCATCCAATGAGTAGTTTGAAAATTAAAGTGAAATCACgttaaatgattattttgctAGGCAGACGACTCTTATTTAACCCAGGGGAATgataataagataaatattattttactattcatcttacatactaatattacaaatgcgaaagtttagaCATTGGAATAACGTCATAATAAGTTATCCCAATTCAATTAGGCGGAGAAAGTCGGGGccaacagctagtaattagTAATCTACCGATCAACTTCGGGCGACAACACATTTtaatatgcatgtatgtttgtaacgccaTAACTTTCGAAGTTTtagtcttatttttataaaatttaaaagctatGTAGGatgtggtaattttttttcaagttattAGTGCAACATAATtggttcagtaatttttgagaCATTCATAATTTTGCAATACGTAAAAAAGTTCGCAAGGTCGCCGCGAacaactattttaataaataggttTACTTACactatatgccgtgtggtttccagcactttggaatagaaccactgcatatctttcccatagatgtcgttaaagtAGAATAAGAGATAGGCTGATATACTTGGAAATCCTTtggataggctagcaacctgttactatttgaatctaaattctatcataaagtcatacagctgagcgtggcctctcagtctttttaggactgttggctcggtctatcccgcaagtgatatagacgtgattatgtgtatacATGTTGACTTGCACGCCGAATTATATTACCTGTGCCACTGCTGTCCTCGCATGTTGCATATGATGAGACTCCTCTCTCTCCAGATGTCTCTTCAGATGTTCTATCTCTGTCACGATGTTGAACTTTTCCCTCTCTAACCTTTGATTGGCTTGCTTTAGAGCCTGttagcatttaaaaaacaagtatTATTAGCAATGAGATTAGATTtagagatttatgaatgtgaatgaagcgtgggaagtatgcagggaacgtggcaagtgggaagatagtctaaagaggcgtgattttatgtatgtatgtatgttatttccaGTGACTACAAGATCTATCTTATTGACCGATTTCTTCAAGAATTTTATCTTTCCTCTCAAATCTCTTTAGCTCtgagtattaataaaaagattgtATTGAGAGAAAATAAGTTCCCCTGCCCCTAATTATCTTACAAGCACCGGTCCGACACTTCTTGTAATAACTCCGAAATAAATTCTTACTTAACGCTCTAATGTTCTATACTATAAATCATGTGTCACGCTCTGTCACTGGATTTCTTTAATCTGCTAAATTATACTATAATGAGGTATCAAGGTGTGTACTTTTATTAACACTAGCTTTcacccgcagcttcgctcgcgtgagtttagcgccatctacaaaaagcgacgaattaaacgccatttacaccaaaaaaaagagaaaataagcACTACGTACAAGAAGCAATGAATTAAATGCCACTTAACTAAATAAAGCGACGAATTTTAcgctacctacaaaagaatactgattcttcgcaaatcccacgggaactatagtttttaccgggatggtAGGTACTGTTACGGAGCGGGTCGGAATtgggttttaaaaaaaaaacatacatacatacatacatatggtcacgtctatatcccttgcgggttagacagagccaacagtcttgaaaagactgaatagccacgttcagctatttgggttaatgatagagttgagattcaaatggtgacaggttgctagcccatcgcccaaaacagaatcccaagtttgtaagcctatcccttagtcgccttttacgacatccatgggaaagagatggagtgctcctattcttttttctatttggtgccgggaaccacacggctaaaaaaaaaactaattaattaaactagaAAAGAAAGTACATATATTGAATGATGAAGAAAATAGTGATTGCCCGACGGAAGTTCAATCCAAACTgaaagtaatataattaaaatatctgcGCTTCGGTTTCCTATTGCATTGACGTCAATGGAATAGGAAACTcagcagttttattttatattttaaatcatgttATTTTCGATATAACAGTACCTACCCTTTGTTTATCTTCAGACTCTCTGCAATGCATAGTGGGTCTCAGGCTGGAAAAGGACATAGATTACATcctgataaaaaattaagttctcgtgggatttgcgacAAACCtgtatgtattcaattttACCTACCGCTTGTGTTTGACGATAAATTCTCGagtatagatggcgctaaattcgcgagTGTAAAGCTCTATAATGGTACTGCATCAGGTGTCTTGTTG
Coding sequences:
- the LOC106129209 gene encoding uncharacterized protein LOC106129209 isoform X2, whose amino-acid sequence is MSLKILHPGSKIPRNHSVRFTSDDLPKYKSMDSPETSLPNYTSSHFVGDDSGAPSPEGCHFQPAAHRFRINEQRIKLLTAINQVVQQRADLESNRVTLSNLLEDLKRKLKRRIEECHFEKKEKMKALKQANQRLEREKFNIVTEIEHLKRHLEREESHHMQHARTAVAQAIQGVTKLNSDHIFTPCSVADLPSIVSRNVAKNAPSRIADNKLAAARLMRDIAELRQRVAQVEARLANEMKRKRQAELDIIRLRKELSTTKSCVASLRMPLQPLRKPCAKFA
- the LOC106129209 gene encoding uncharacterized protein LOC106129209 isoform X3, with the protein product MFRSATMSLKILHPGSKIPRNHSVRFTSDDLPKYKSMDSPETSLPNYTSSHFVGDDSGAPSPEGCHFQPAAHRFRINEQRIKLLTAINQVVQQRADLESNRVTLSNLLEDLKRKLKRRIEECHFEKKEKMKALKQANQRLEREKFNIVTEIEHLKRHLEREESHHMQHARTAVAQAIQGVTKLNSDHIFTPCSVADLPSIVSRNVAKNAPSRIADNKLAAARLMRDIAELRQRVAQVEARLANEMKCISSVKGRLSSTLFD
- the LOC106129209 gene encoding uncharacterized protein LOC106129209 isoform X1; the encoded protein is MFRSATMSLKILHPGSKIPRNHSVRFTSDDLPKYKSMDSPETSLPNYTSSHFVGDDSGAPSPEGCHFQPAAHRFRINEQRIKLLTAINQVVQQRADLESNRVTLSNLLEDLKRKLKRRIEECHFEKKEKMKALKQANQRLEREKFNIVTEIEHLKRHLEREESHHMQHARTAVAQAIQGVTKLNSDHIFTPCSVADLPSIVSRNVAKNAPSRIADNKLAAARLMRDIAELRQRVAQVEARLANEMKRKRQAELDIIRLRKELSTTKSCVASLRMPLQPLRKPCAKFA